The following are from one region of the Juglans regia cultivar Chandler chromosome 10, Walnut 2.0, whole genome shotgun sequence genome:
- the LOC109011617 gene encoding protein RRP6-like 3 isoform X4 codes for MEERLKSIRFIAITIGGFVAALSIFFATAQYRRRRKNHHKCSPKSCYLQADQTKPQHAFKRVLADNSYSPFKHLKLDASRHDNASNSHPYQAEIFELVENPRLEFSFIDGIVDSEISEEYTWVETVSQLKELLDVLIKERVFAVDTEQHSLRSFLGFTALIQISTRKEDYLVDTIALHDSMGVLRPVFAEPSICKVFHGADNDVLWLQRDFHIYVVNLFDTAKACDLLSKPQKSLAYLLETYCGVTTNKLLQREDWRQRPLSKEMVQYARIDAHYLLYIANCLITELKQQGTEISCPDDKFDFVLEASRRSNMTCLQLYAKEVEAFPGESAASSLTSRHLNGQGAVSSVYFKTEFQDLVMRLCAWRDIMARVHDESLRYVLSDQAIVALADRPPMTLAEICRTITQADLNVDLSFNSLLPSPSSVVCSHLDDVHTLLQDNISNLNDIFPMILQKCLGSSGSCPLSILNYALLVNCNLKVSLVSKQNMVKSSKQVARKTSRELFVQKFSCKTPVYHNCKIFANDGRLLCYCDRRKLEWYLHRELAKLVDDNPPAIMLLFEPKGRPEDEDNDFYIQSKKNICVCCGEGNHYLRYRIIPSCYRIHFPEHLKSHRSHDIVLLCVDCHEVAHSAAEKYKKQIAAEFGIPLFVSKVVDSKEVQVISGSSESATNDEEVGVPPLQLRTAAMALLRHGPRMPSKRREELMQIVMRYYGGREITGADLEAALLVGMSPHERRRLKKKKGISFKHSAGSILPNMQNNVGCTETSSIVDASEVGILNSSDSTKAEACNGQQEFRKADDDVGDSTIGADSGVDEVNYTFKDSLKSDTHGASNRKGDCIGNSDDNYESRGPSNGTVELNHKKYDGTAQSKHNSKLSLLGHGPHGKQVVNHLLKEYGEDGVRQFCQRWRQVFVEALQPRFLPAGWDVMHRI; via the exons ATGGaagagaggttgaagtctatcAGATTCATCGCAATCACTATCGGTGGCTTTGTGGCAGCACTCTCAATCTTCTTCGCCACTGCTCAGTACCGGAGACGCCGGAAGAATCACCACAAATGCTCCCCGAAGTCGTGTTATCTACAAGCTGACCAGACCAAGCCGCAGCACGCATTTAAGCGAGTCTTGGCGGATAATTCCTACTCTCCGTTCAAGCATTTGAAGCTCGATGCGTCTCGTCACG ATAATGCTTCTAATTCTCATCCGTATCAGGCAGAGATTTTTGAATTGGTGGAGAATCCTCGACTTGAGTTCAGCTTCATTGATGGAATAGTGGACTCGGAAATAAGCGAGGAATATACATGGGTTGAGACCGTGTCACAATTGAAGGAGCTCCTCGATGTTTTGATCAAAGAGAGGGTTTTTGCTGTGGATACCGAGCAGCATAGTTTACGATCCTTTCTAGGATTTACAGCTCTAATACAG ATCTCTACTCGCAAGGAGGATTATTTGGTGGACACGATTGCTCTGCATGATTCAATGGGTGTTCTTCGCCCAGTTTTTGCCGAGCCTAGTATTTGTAAG GTCTTTCATGGGGCCGATAATGATGTTCTCTGGTTGCAAAGAGACtttcatatatatgttgttaatttatttgataCTGCAAAG GCATGTGATCTTCTTTCAAAGCCGCAGAAATCGCTGGCATACTTACTTGAAACATACTGTGGTGTAACCACAAACAAATTGTTACAG CGTGAAGACTGGAGACAGCGACCCCTGTCGAAAGAAATGGTGCAATATGCTCGAATAGATGCACACTATCTATTATATATTGCGAATTGTTTAATAACTGAGCTCAAACAACAGGGGACTG AAATCTCTTGTCCCGATGACAAATTCGATTTTGTTCTCGAGGCCAGTAGGCGTTCAAACATGACTTGTTTGCAACTTTACGCAAAAGAAGTTGAAGCTTTTCCTGGAGAATCGGCCGCATCATCATTAACTTCTCGTCATTTGAATGGTCAAGGAGCTGTTTCATCAGTTTATTTTAAAACCGAG TTTCAGGATCTCGTGATGCGATTGTGTGCATGGAGAGATATAATG GCTCGTGTGCATGATGAGAGCCTAAGATATGTATTATCGGACCAGGCTATTGTTGCTCTTGCAGACAGACCTCCAATGACTCTGGCAGAAATATGTAGAACAATAACTCAAGCTGATTTGAATGTGGATTTGAGTTTCAACTCTCTCCTTCCATCTCCATCCTCTGTTGTTTGCAGTCATTTGGATGATGTCCATACCCTGCTCCAGGACAACATCAGCAACCTTAACGATATTTTCCCAATGATTCTCCAAAAGTGCCTTGGTTCAAGTGGGAGTTGTCCactttctattttaaattatgctTTACTGGTTAACTGTAATCTAAAAGTGTCTTTAGTATCCAAACAAAACATGGTAAAAAGTTCAAAGCAAGTTGCTCGAAAGACTTCTCGAGAGCTGTTTGTTCAAAAGTTCTCCTGCAAAACTCCGGTTTATCATAATTGCAAAATCTTTGCAAATGATGGACGGTTACTTTGTTACTGTGACCGCAGGAAGCTTGAATG GTATCTCCATAGAGAGTTAGCTAAACTTGTTGATGACAATCCACCTGCCATTATGCTTCTTTTTGAACCCAAAGGTCGTCCAGAAGATGAAGATAatgatttttatatccaaagtaagaaaaatatatgtgtttgcTGTGGTGAAGGAAATCACTACTTGCGCTACAGAATAATTCCTTCGTGCTACAGAATACACTTTCCCGAGCATTTGAAAAGCCACCGTTCTCATGATATTGTCCTGCTCTGTGTGGACTGCCATGAAGTTGCCCATTCTGCTGCTGAGAAGTATAAAAAACAGATTGCTGCAGAATTTGGAATTCCCCTATTTGTTAGTAAAGTGGTTGACTCGAAAGAAGTCCAAGTTATTTCTGGATCATCTGAGTCAGCAACAAACGATGAGGAGGTGGGAGTACCCCCTTTACAATTGAGAACAGCTGCTATGGCACTTTTGCGCCATGGACCAAGAATGCCATCCAAGCGACGCGAAGAACTGATGCAG ATTGTCATGCGTTATTATGGAGGAAGAGAGATAACTGGGGCAGACTTGGAAGCAGCTTTGCTAGTTGGCATGAGTCCCCACGAAAGAAGGCGgcttaaaaagaagaaagggaTATCTTTTAAGCATTCTGCTGGGAGCATCCTTCCAAATATGCAGAATAATGTGGGCTGTACGGAGACATCTTCCATTGTGGATGCATCAGAAGTTGGTATTCTAAATAGTTCTGACAGCACTAAAGCAGAAGCATGCAATGGACAACAAGAATTCAGAAAAGCAGATGATGATGTAGGTGACTCCACTATTGGTGCTGACTCAGGTGTTGATGAAGTCAATTATACTTTTAAAGATAGCTTAAAGTCTGACACACATGGAGCATCTAATAGAAAAGGTGACTGCATTGGAAATTCTGATGACAATTATGAGAGTAGGGGCCCATCAAATGGAACCGTTGAGTTGAATCATAAGAAATATGATGGAACTGCCCAATCTAAGCATAATTCCAAATTATCATTGTTAGGACATGGGCCGCATGGGAAACAAGTTGTAAATCATCTGCTAAAGGAATATGGTGAGGATGGTGTTCGTCAATTCTGTCAAAGGTGGAGACAAGTATTTGTCGAGGCTCTTCAACCTCGTTTCTTACCTGCTGGCTGGGATGTAATGCACAG GATTTGA
- the LOC109011617 gene encoding protein RRP6-like 3 isoform X5, with product MRLVTAEIFELVENPRLEFSFIDGIVDSEISEEYTWVETVSQLKELLDVLIKERVFAVDTEQHSLRSFLGFTALIQISTRKEDYLVDTIALHDSMGVLRPVFAEPSICKVFHGADNDVLWLQRDFHIYVVNLFDTAKACDLLSKPQKSLAYLLETYCGVTTNKLLQREDWRQRPLSKEMVQYARIDAHYLLYIANCLITELKQQGTEISCPDDKFDFVLEASRRSNMTCLQLYAKEVEAFPGESAASSLTSRHLNGQGAVSSVYFKTEFQDLVMRLCAWRDIMARVHDESLRYVLSDQAIVALADRPPMTLAEICRTITQADLNVDLSFNSLLPSPSSVVCSHLDDVHTLLQDNISNLNDIFPMILQKCLGSSGSCPLSILNYALLVNCNLKVSLVSKQNMVKSSKQVARKTSRELFVQKFSCKTPVYHNCKIFANDGRLLCYCDRRKLEWYLHRELAKLVDDNPPAIMLLFEPKGRPEDEDNDFYIQSKKNICVCCGEGNHYLRYRIIPSCYRIHFPEHLKSHRSHDIVLLCVDCHEVAHSAAEKYKKQIAAEFGIPLFVSKVVDSKEVQVISGSSESATNDEEVGVPPLQLRTAAMALLRHGPRMPSKRREELMQIVMRYYGGREITGADLEAALLVGMSPHERRRLKKKKGISFKHSAGSILPNMQNNVGCTETSSIVDASEVGILNSSDSTKAEACNGQQEFRKADDDVGDSTIGADSGVDEVNYTFKDSLKSDTHGASNRKGDCIGNSDDNYESRGPSNGTVELNHKKYDGTAQSKHNSKLSLLGHGPHGKQVVNHLLKEYGEDGVRQFCQRWRQVFVEALQPRFLPAGWDVMHSGRRDFGEFSVYNPANKALDLVKS from the exons ATGCGTCTCGTCACG GCAGAGATTTTTGAATTGGTGGAGAATCCTCGACTTGAGTTCAGCTTCATTGATGGAATAGTGGACTCGGAAATAAGCGAGGAATATACATGGGTTGAGACCGTGTCACAATTGAAGGAGCTCCTCGATGTTTTGATCAAAGAGAGGGTTTTTGCTGTGGATACCGAGCAGCATAGTTTACGATCCTTTCTAGGATTTACAGCTCTAATACAG ATCTCTACTCGCAAGGAGGATTATTTGGTGGACACGATTGCTCTGCATGATTCAATGGGTGTTCTTCGCCCAGTTTTTGCCGAGCCTAGTATTTGTAAG GTCTTTCATGGGGCCGATAATGATGTTCTCTGGTTGCAAAGAGACtttcatatatatgttgttaatttatttgataCTGCAAAG GCATGTGATCTTCTTTCAAAGCCGCAGAAATCGCTGGCATACTTACTTGAAACATACTGTGGTGTAACCACAAACAAATTGTTACAG CGTGAAGACTGGAGACAGCGACCCCTGTCGAAAGAAATGGTGCAATATGCTCGAATAGATGCACACTATCTATTATATATTGCGAATTGTTTAATAACTGAGCTCAAACAACAGGGGACTG AAATCTCTTGTCCCGATGACAAATTCGATTTTGTTCTCGAGGCCAGTAGGCGTTCAAACATGACTTGTTTGCAACTTTACGCAAAAGAAGTTGAAGCTTTTCCTGGAGAATCGGCCGCATCATCATTAACTTCTCGTCATTTGAATGGTCAAGGAGCTGTTTCATCAGTTTATTTTAAAACCGAG TTTCAGGATCTCGTGATGCGATTGTGTGCATGGAGAGATATAATG GCTCGTGTGCATGATGAGAGCCTAAGATATGTATTATCGGACCAGGCTATTGTTGCTCTTGCAGACAGACCTCCAATGACTCTGGCAGAAATATGTAGAACAATAACTCAAGCTGATTTGAATGTGGATTTGAGTTTCAACTCTCTCCTTCCATCTCCATCCTCTGTTGTTTGCAGTCATTTGGATGATGTCCATACCCTGCTCCAGGACAACATCAGCAACCTTAACGATATTTTCCCAATGATTCTCCAAAAGTGCCTTGGTTCAAGTGGGAGTTGTCCactttctattttaaattatgctTTACTGGTTAACTGTAATCTAAAAGTGTCTTTAGTATCCAAACAAAACATGGTAAAAAGTTCAAAGCAAGTTGCTCGAAAGACTTCTCGAGAGCTGTTTGTTCAAAAGTTCTCCTGCAAAACTCCGGTTTATCATAATTGCAAAATCTTTGCAAATGATGGACGGTTACTTTGTTACTGTGACCGCAGGAAGCTTGAATG GTATCTCCATAGAGAGTTAGCTAAACTTGTTGATGACAATCCACCTGCCATTATGCTTCTTTTTGAACCCAAAGGTCGTCCAGAAGATGAAGATAatgatttttatatccaaagtaagaaaaatatatgtgtttgcTGTGGTGAAGGAAATCACTACTTGCGCTACAGAATAATTCCTTCGTGCTACAGAATACACTTTCCCGAGCATTTGAAAAGCCACCGTTCTCATGATATTGTCCTGCTCTGTGTGGACTGCCATGAAGTTGCCCATTCTGCTGCTGAGAAGTATAAAAAACAGATTGCTGCAGAATTTGGAATTCCCCTATTTGTTAGTAAAGTGGTTGACTCGAAAGAAGTCCAAGTTATTTCTGGATCATCTGAGTCAGCAACAAACGATGAGGAGGTGGGAGTACCCCCTTTACAATTGAGAACAGCTGCTATGGCACTTTTGCGCCATGGACCAAGAATGCCATCCAAGCGACGCGAAGAACTGATGCAG ATTGTCATGCGTTATTATGGAGGAAGAGAGATAACTGGGGCAGACTTGGAAGCAGCTTTGCTAGTTGGCATGAGTCCCCACGAAAGAAGGCGgcttaaaaagaagaaagggaTATCTTTTAAGCATTCTGCTGGGAGCATCCTTCCAAATATGCAGAATAATGTGGGCTGTACGGAGACATCTTCCATTGTGGATGCATCAGAAGTTGGTATTCTAAATAGTTCTGACAGCACTAAAGCAGAAGCATGCAATGGACAACAAGAATTCAGAAAAGCAGATGATGATGTAGGTGACTCCACTATTGGTGCTGACTCAGGTGTTGATGAAGTCAATTATACTTTTAAAGATAGCTTAAAGTCTGACACACATGGAGCATCTAATAGAAAAGGTGACTGCATTGGAAATTCTGATGACAATTATGAGAGTAGGGGCCCATCAAATGGAACCGTTGAGTTGAATCATAAGAAATATGATGGAACTGCCCAATCTAAGCATAATTCCAAATTATCATTGTTAGGACATGGGCCGCATGGGAAACAAGTTGTAAATCATCTGCTAAAGGAATATGGTGAGGATGGTGTTCGTCAATTCTGTCAAAGGTGGAGACAAGTATTTGTCGAGGCTCTTCAACCTCGTTTCTTACCTGCTGGCTGGGATGTAATGCACAG TGGTAGGCGTGACTTCGGTGAATTTAGTGTATACAATCCTGCCAACAAAGCTTTGGACTTGGTTAAGAGTTAG
- the LOC109011617 gene encoding protein RRP6-like 3 isoform X6: MIQWVFFAQFLPSLVFVFHGADNDVLWLQRDFHIYVVNLFDTAKACDLLSKPQKSLAYLLETYCGVTTNKLLQREDWRQRPLSKEMVQYARIDAHYLLYIANCLITELKQQGTEISCPDDKFDFVLEASRRSNMTCLQLYAKEVEAFPGESAASSLTSRHLNGQGAVSSVYFKTEFQDLVMRLCAWRDIMARVHDESLRYVLSDQAIVALADRPPMTLAEICRTITQADLNVDLSFNSLLPSPSSVVCSHLDDVHTLLQDNISNLNDIFPMILQKCLGSSGSCPLSILNYALLVNCNLKVSLVSKQNMVKSSKQVARKTSRELFVQKFSCKTPVYHNCKIFANDGRLLCYCDRRKLEWYLHRELAKLVDDNPPAIMLLFEPKGRPEDEDNDFYIQSKKNICVCCGEGNHYLRYRIIPSCYRIHFPEHLKSHRSHDIVLLCVDCHEVAHSAAEKYKKQIAAEFGIPLFVSKVVDSKEVQVISGSSESATNDEEVGVPPLQLRTAAMALLRHGPRMPSKRREELMQIVMRYYGGREITGADLEAALLVGMSPHERRRLKKKKGISFKHSAGSILPNMQNNVGCTETSSIVDASEVGILNSSDSTKAEACNGQQEFRKADDDVGDSTIGADSGVDEVNYTFKDSLKSDTHGASNRKGDCIGNSDDNYESRGPSNGTVELNHKKYDGTAQSKHNSKLSLLGHGPHGKQVVNHLLKEYGEDGVRQFCQRWRQVFVEALQPRFLPAGWDVMHSGRRDFGEFSVYNPANKALDLVKS; this comes from the exons ATGATTCAATGGGTGTTCTTCGCCCAGTTTTTGCCGAGCCTAGTATTT GTCTTTCATGGGGCCGATAATGATGTTCTCTGGTTGCAAAGAGACtttcatatatatgttgttaatttatttgataCTGCAAAG GCATGTGATCTTCTTTCAAAGCCGCAGAAATCGCTGGCATACTTACTTGAAACATACTGTGGTGTAACCACAAACAAATTGTTACAG CGTGAAGACTGGAGACAGCGACCCCTGTCGAAAGAAATGGTGCAATATGCTCGAATAGATGCACACTATCTATTATATATTGCGAATTGTTTAATAACTGAGCTCAAACAACAGGGGACTG AAATCTCTTGTCCCGATGACAAATTCGATTTTGTTCTCGAGGCCAGTAGGCGTTCAAACATGACTTGTTTGCAACTTTACGCAAAAGAAGTTGAAGCTTTTCCTGGAGAATCGGCCGCATCATCATTAACTTCTCGTCATTTGAATGGTCAAGGAGCTGTTTCATCAGTTTATTTTAAAACCGAG TTTCAGGATCTCGTGATGCGATTGTGTGCATGGAGAGATATAATG GCTCGTGTGCATGATGAGAGCCTAAGATATGTATTATCGGACCAGGCTATTGTTGCTCTTGCAGACAGACCTCCAATGACTCTGGCAGAAATATGTAGAACAATAACTCAAGCTGATTTGAATGTGGATTTGAGTTTCAACTCTCTCCTTCCATCTCCATCCTCTGTTGTTTGCAGTCATTTGGATGATGTCCATACCCTGCTCCAGGACAACATCAGCAACCTTAACGATATTTTCCCAATGATTCTCCAAAAGTGCCTTGGTTCAAGTGGGAGTTGTCCactttctattttaaattatgctTTACTGGTTAACTGTAATCTAAAAGTGTCTTTAGTATCCAAACAAAACATGGTAAAAAGTTCAAAGCAAGTTGCTCGAAAGACTTCTCGAGAGCTGTTTGTTCAAAAGTTCTCCTGCAAAACTCCGGTTTATCATAATTGCAAAATCTTTGCAAATGATGGACGGTTACTTTGTTACTGTGACCGCAGGAAGCTTGAATG GTATCTCCATAGAGAGTTAGCTAAACTTGTTGATGACAATCCACCTGCCATTATGCTTCTTTTTGAACCCAAAGGTCGTCCAGAAGATGAAGATAatgatttttatatccaaagtaagaaaaatatatgtgtttgcTGTGGTGAAGGAAATCACTACTTGCGCTACAGAATAATTCCTTCGTGCTACAGAATACACTTTCCCGAGCATTTGAAAAGCCACCGTTCTCATGATATTGTCCTGCTCTGTGTGGACTGCCATGAAGTTGCCCATTCTGCTGCTGAGAAGTATAAAAAACAGATTGCTGCAGAATTTGGAATTCCCCTATTTGTTAGTAAAGTGGTTGACTCGAAAGAAGTCCAAGTTATTTCTGGATCATCTGAGTCAGCAACAAACGATGAGGAGGTGGGAGTACCCCCTTTACAATTGAGAACAGCTGCTATGGCACTTTTGCGCCATGGACCAAGAATGCCATCCAAGCGACGCGAAGAACTGATGCAG ATTGTCATGCGTTATTATGGAGGAAGAGAGATAACTGGGGCAGACTTGGAAGCAGCTTTGCTAGTTGGCATGAGTCCCCACGAAAGAAGGCGgcttaaaaagaagaaagggaTATCTTTTAAGCATTCTGCTGGGAGCATCCTTCCAAATATGCAGAATAATGTGGGCTGTACGGAGACATCTTCCATTGTGGATGCATCAGAAGTTGGTATTCTAAATAGTTCTGACAGCACTAAAGCAGAAGCATGCAATGGACAACAAGAATTCAGAAAAGCAGATGATGATGTAGGTGACTCCACTATTGGTGCTGACTCAGGTGTTGATGAAGTCAATTATACTTTTAAAGATAGCTTAAAGTCTGACACACATGGAGCATCTAATAGAAAAGGTGACTGCATTGGAAATTCTGATGACAATTATGAGAGTAGGGGCCCATCAAATGGAACCGTTGAGTTGAATCATAAGAAATATGATGGAACTGCCCAATCTAAGCATAATTCCAAATTATCATTGTTAGGACATGGGCCGCATGGGAAACAAGTTGTAAATCATCTGCTAAAGGAATATGGTGAGGATGGTGTTCGTCAATTCTGTCAAAGGTGGAGACAAGTATTTGTCGAGGCTCTTCAACCTCGTTTCTTACCTGCTGGCTGGGATGTAATGCACAG TGGTAGGCGTGACTTCGGTGAATTTAGTGTATACAATCCTGCCAACAAAGCTTTGGACTTGGTTAAGAGTTAG